In Sphingomonas oryzagri, the genomic stretch GCGGCGGCGCCTTCATGAACGACGAGACGCGCGCGCTGATCCTCAAGCGCGCCACCGCCGTGTGGCTGGATGCCGATATCGACGTGCTGGTCGATCGGGTGGGCAGGCGCGACGATCGCCCCCTGCTCCACGATCGCGATCCGCGCGAGGTGCTGATCGAGCTGTCCGCCACGCGCAACCCGGTCTACGCGCTCGCCCCCATCCATGTCCGGTCCGAACCGTTGCCGCACGATGCGACGGTCGACTCCATCCTGAAGGCGCTCATTCCATGACGATCGTTCCTGTGTCCCTGGGCGATCGCAGCTATGACGTGGCGATCGCGGCAGGCGCGCTGGCCCATGCCGGAGAGCGCCTGAAATCCTATGCGCGGGGCGGCCGGTTCGTGGTGGTGACCGACGAGCATGTCGCCGCCGCACAGCTGCCGAAGCTCACCGCCTCGCTGGAGGCGGCGGGGCTGACGGTCGAGCCGATCGTGCTGCCCGCCGGCGAATCGACCAAGAGCTGGGAGCAACTGGCGGCATTGAGCGACCGGCTGCTCGGCCTCGGCATCGAGCGTTCCGACAACATCATTGCGCTCGGCGGCGGCGTGATCGGCGATCTGGTGGGATTCGCGGCCTCGATCCTGAAGCGCGGCTGCGGCTTCGTGCAGGTGCCGACGACCTTGCTCGCGCAGGTCGATTCATCGGTCGGCGGCAAGACGGCGATCAACACGCCCGCCGGCAAGAACCTGATCGGCGCGTTCCATCAGCCGAGTCACGTGCTGATCGATCCCGACACGATCGATACCCTGCCTCGGCGTGAGGTTGGGGCCGGCTATGCCGAGGTGGTGAAATACGGGCTGATCGACGATCCCGTGTTCTTCGACTGGTGCGAGGCGAACGGCGAGCACCTGCTGGCCGGCGATCCGGCGGCACGCACCCACGCCATCGCCACCAGCATCGCCGCCAAGGCCCGCATCGTCGCCGCCGACGAGCGCGAGACGACCGGCGTGCGCGCGCTGCTCAATCTCGGCCACACCTTCGGCCACGCGCTGGAGGCGGAGACCGGCTTCGGCACGCGCCTGCTCCATGGCGAGGGCGTGGCGTGCGGCATGGCACTGGCTTTCCGCTATTCGGCGCGGCTGGGTTATTGCGAGCCTGAGGATGCGGCGCGGGTCTCGGCGCACCTCAAGGCCGCCGGGTTGCCGGTGACGCTGGCGGAGGCGGGCGTCGATACCTCTGGCGAGGTGCTGGTCGGCCACATGCTCCACGACAAGAAGATGGCTGGCGGCAAGCTGCCCTTCCTGCTCGCGCACGGCATCGGGCGGACGTTTCTGGCGAAGGGTGTCGATCTGGCCGACGTGGCGGCGTTTCTGGACGGGGAACGCGACAGCTAGATCAGGCTCGTGCCCGCCACGCCCCGATCGCCAGCGCGAACCAGCCCATGATGAGGCCCATGCCCCCGAACGGGGTGACGATCCCGAAGATATGCGGCGCCCCCAGCGCCAGCGCATAGAGCGAACCCGCGAACAGCGCGCCGCCCGCCACGAAGCACCAGCCGGCGAACGCGCCCAGCGGCCGCTGGAACAGCGCCAGCGCAGCGAGCGCGTGGATCAGCTGATAATGCGATCCTGTCTTCAGCAGTTCGGCCGCCATGCCGCTCGCGCCGTGCGCACCGAACGCGCCCGCCGCCACCGCCAGCGCGCCGGACAGAGCGGCGAGGATGGCGAGTGCCCTCACCCCTCGGCCTGGTCGTCGAGCGCGTCCGGCGTGCGGCCGGGCCGGTACATCAGGCTCACCGCCGTCTGCGCGCGCAGTTCACCCGCCTCGTGCTGGGCACGCAGACGGCGCATGTCCCGCTCGCGATAATCGGCCTCGATCCGATCGATCTCCTCGGTCTCCGCGCCAACCGAATCGAGCGCCATGCGCCCCATCTTCACCGCGCTCTCCATCACCTCGCGCACCGATTGCGGCGCGAGGCCGATCTTCTTGAGCGCCAGCACGTCGCGCCGGTCGAACACGCGGACCAGCAGGCGGGCGTGCGGGAACGTCTCCTGCACCGCCTCCAGCACATCCACGGAGGGCTGGTCGCCATCGATACAGAAGCAGATCAGCTCGGCCTCGTCGGCGCCCGCCTGCCGCAGCAGATCGAGCCGGGTGCCGTCGCCATAATAGACCTTGATCTCCATCCGGTCGCCGATGTCGATGATCTCGGTGTCGAGATCGACGATGGTCACCGACATGCCGTGGGCGAACAGCATCTGGGTGACGGTCTGGCCGAAGCGGCCATAGCCGACGACGATCGCCTGCCCCTGCTCGGCCTCCTCCGGCCCGGCGAGCCCACGCAGCTTGGCGCCCGCCTCCTCGCCGCCGAAGCGCCGGGCGAGCGACATCAGGAACGGTGTCGTCGCCATCGAGAGCGTGACGACGGCGGAGAACAGGCTCGCCGCCTCGGGCGCGATCAGATAGGCGGCCTGCGCCTGCCCGAACAGCACGAAGCCGAATTCGCCGCCCTGGCTCAGCAGCAGGCCGAGCGCGAAGGCGGATTTCGTCTCCATCCGCGCGATCTTGGCGATCCCGAACAGCACGCCCGTCTTCACGATGATCAGCGCGGCGGCGATGCCCAGCACGAAGAAAGGCCGCGTCGCGATCGCCGACAGATCCAGCAACATGCCGACCGTCAGGAAGAACAGGCCGAGCAGGATCGAGCGGAACGGCTCGACATCCGCCTCCAGCTCGTGCCGGTAGGGCGAATCCGCCAGCATCACACCCGCCACGAAGGCGCCGAGCGCGGTCGAGAGATGCAGCCACTCCATCAAAGCGGATGCCGCGAGCACCGTGAACAGCCCGGCCGCCACGAACATCTCGCGCTCGCCGAGCTTGCCGATCGCGCGCAGCGCGGGGCTGAGCACATAGCGTCCGGCCAGCACCAGCGCGACGATCGCACCCAGCGTGTAGAGGCCGAGCAGCCAGCCCGGCGGCGCATTCTGGTCCACCGGCGCGCGGCTGAGCGCGGTGATGATCGTGATCAGCGGGATGATCGACAGATCCTGGAACAGCAGGATCGAGAAGGCCCGCTCGCCGAACTGGGTGTGCAGGCGCCCCTGCGAGCGCAGCAGCGGCAGCACCTGCGCGGTGGACGACAAGGCCAGCGGCAGGCCGATCGCCAGCGCCGCCTTGGGGCTGAAATTGGCGCAGAAGCGCAGCACCAACGCGACCGCGAGGCCCGCCGCGATCACCTGCGCGGCGCCCAGCCCGAAGATGTCTCGCCTCAGCTCCCATAGCCGGCGCGGATTGAGCTCCAGCCCGACGAGGAAGAGCAGCAGGGTGATGCCGATCTCGGCGATGCCCATCTTGCCCTGCGCGTCGCCGACCAGATCGAGCATCTGCGGCCCGATCAGCACGCCCGCGACGAGATAGCCCAGCACCGCGCCGAGGCCGAAGCGGCGGAACAGCAGCACGGCGGGCAAGGCCGCGCCGAGCATGATCACGCCGTCACGCAGCAGGTTGTCGGTCGGCGTCGTCATGCCGCCTGCGCCCGGCGGGCGTCGGCGACGGCCTCGACCACCGCCTCGAAAGCGAGGCGGATCGAGGGGTGGCGCGCCGGATAATCGCGCGCCGGGCCGAAGATTTCGAGGCCGGGCCAATCGCCCGGATCGTCCCGCTCTTTCGCGAGGAAGGCCGTGATCGCATCGCGCGCCGCCGCCAGTTCCTCGGGGCTTCGGCCGATCGCGTGTGCGCCCATCAGCGAGGCGGAGGCCTGCCCCAGCGCGCAGGCGCGCACCTCCTGCCCCAAGGCGGCCACCCGCCCTTCGCCGTCCAGCACGACATCGACTGTGACGCGGCTGCCGCAGACCGGCGAGCGCTTCTCCGACGAGCCTTCCGCATGGGTCAGCCGCGCGTCGTGCGGGATCGAAGCGGCGAGCCGCAGGATGGTGGAATTATACAGCGCGGCCGACATGGACCGACAGATAGGCGACCGTTTCAGCCGCGTCACCCCCACGTGCCCCCCTCCCTGAAAGGGAGGGATTAGGGGTGGGTTCTTCTCAGTATCTCGTCATGCCTGCCTTAAACGAACCCACCCCCGGCCCCTCCCATTTAGGGAGGGGAGGTTTCAGTTCGTCGTACTTCCCTCGACATTCTCCACACCCGCCGGCTCGCCGCGGCGCTTCGCGATCATGTCGTCGATCGCGTGGCGGCTCGCCTGCAGCAGCGAGATCGAGCGCGCCTCGCGCACCCAGTCCGGGCGCGGCGCCGCGCCGCCATAGCCGATGTCGTAGACGAGGTTGCCGAACATGAAGAGCAGCGTCGCGCCGATCAGCCCCTTCAGCGCGCCGAAGCCGAGGCCGAGCGTGCGATCGATCGGCCCCAGCACCGAATCGCGCGTCCGCCGGCCGATCCGCTGCGCGATCATGCGCCCGCCGAAAAAGGTGATCCCGAACACCAGCACGAAGGCGAGTAGCGACGCGCCCGATTTCGTGTGCAGCCACGTCCCCACGATCAACGCGGCGGGCGTGTAGAAGAGCTTGAGCGCGATCACCACCGCCACCCAGGCGAACAGCGACAGCACCTCCGTCACGAAGCCGCGCAGCACGCCCAGAATGGCGCCGCCGCCAACGAAGATCAGCACGATGATGTCGAGAAGGGTGAGTGAGTGCATGGTCGCGCGGAGGTAGGAGGTGGATGCGGGAGGGTCAATCGGGACCGCTCATCCTCCCTCGGGCGGGGGGAGGATCTGGAGAAGGCACACGTCTCCCGTAAAATCAGGACAGGGGGAAGGTCACGGCCGGCGCGTCCTTTGCCAATGGCACCCGGTTGCTGGACGGCTTGGGGTAAGCAAGTGCGGATCGTAACCGGAGCCGCGTCCAGACTTTGAGATCGGGACCAGAAGCCCCTGCCCACGGTTGGCCTGGCAGGGTGTCACGACAGTCCCGGGGTTACAGTTTTTTCAGCGAAGCTTCGGCTTGTAACCGGATGACTCCGCGCCGCCGCCCAGGGCTTCGATGCGAACATCTCGGACCCGGTTCCCATCCTTCGCTCCCGTGCGCTTAGGGTTTGAAGAACGCCGCAATTAATAACCCATATGGTTCTCAATGTCAAGATCCATCCGAGCGCGCTATCGCCGCCGGGCCGATCGATGCTAGGCGGCGCCGAAAGGTGCGTATCGATGATCGCCATTGGTTGCCTGTTGCTCGGCATCCTTCCCATCGCCGGCTTCATGCTCGGTCTGTTCGTATCGGGGATGCCGATGGCGATCGGCCTCGCGGTCTCCGGCTTCGTGATCGCAGCAGCCGTTTGCGGCGTCACCGGCTACGCCCTCGCCAAGGCCGGGCGGCGGGAGTAGCGGCGACACCGGCGATGGAGCGATCGTCCGCAAATGGTGGATTTGCGACGGTTGGCTTTCGGATGGCAATTAGAAAAAGCCGACTGCCCGCTTATCGACGTTGGGTTATCGTCGTAGTTTCATGTGCCGACTTGTAAATAGACCTGTTGATAATGGCAAGGAATAGGCCACCAAATCCGCCAGCAATGGCTGTCGGCCAAGACGCTTGAGAAGCACTATGACTCAATATCATTACCCAGAAAACGCTCGATATCGCCCCCGTACCAACAGACATCATGATTCCGATGATCTTTTTTCGAGCCGTTTCTTGCATCAATATGAGCAAGGCCGCAGTTGCCGCGCTTGGAACAAGACCCACTTCGTAGATGGCAAACCATGCCTTTGGACCAGCGATAAACACGATCAGAAGTAGTGGGCAAATGATCGACAATGCGGAAAAACCGAGCAGAGGCCCTAACATCGCAAGGAAAGCCCCGCGCATAAAAGGATACGCGTTCAGAAAGCGGATCATTCGGTACCTGCCAAACCTACTACTACGCGGTCAATATCCCTGAATTCACTTATCAAACGTTGCGGCGACCAATCATGGAAATGGCCTGACTGTTTTTCGGGCCGACATCTCGGTTCGAAACGTCCACGCCTATTCGTGTGCAAGCCAGCGGCCCGAACTGGCACCGATCATGGCGTTCGCACGGCCGGCGTGGTGGCATCGAGACAGTCAGCTATCCCCCGCTGAGATGCGCGGAATAGAAAAGCAGGCCAGTGAACGCCGCGATTGCGCCTGAGGAAAGCGCGTAAAATAGCTTCACGCTTGATTTCATTGTTAATAGGGCCATGGCACTGCAAACCACTGCGGTCCAAATCAGCGCTTTTGACCACATCGGCGCGTAAGGTGGCGTGCCGTGATCCAATTCGAGCGCAGAAATGACCATCAATACTAGAGCGTCTATGATAAAAAACGCGACGGCAATAGCTATTTTTATTCTTGCCATGGAAGGCTCGCGCGAATTCATAACATCAGTTGCCCTAATGATCGGAGAGGCTTGCGCCTACCGCATGGGATGTATGCCGCAATTGGACGCTAGCTGCCAGTAGTCGCCCCTGCGAGGCCAACGGCCAATCCTTACCGGTCCGCGAGCGCGTCAGTTCGGATGATGGGCTCCAGTCTGCGCAGGAGCGACGGCTATTCTCGCGATCATCTTCGGGCAGGCTCTCACCCCCGCCCGAGCAGATGATCCACCAGCCGCCCCAGCGTCGGGAAGCGGCTGGGCGCGATGCTGCCCGCCTCGATGCTCCCCGCGCTCGGCACCAGCGCGCGTTCGAAGCCGAGCTTGGCGCTTTCCTTCAGGCGGATCGCGGCGTGGGCGACGGGGCGCAGTTCGCCCGACAGCGAGACCTCGCCGAACGTCACCGCGTCGGCCGGCACCGGCCGCTCGGCGAGCGCCGACACCAGGGCCGCCGCCACCGCGAGATCTGCCGCCGGATCGGTGATGCGGTAGCCGCCCGCCACGTTCAGATAGACCTCGGCGGTGGAGAAGCTCAGCCCGCAGCGCGCCTCCAGCACCGCGAGGATCATCGCCAGCCGCCCCGAATCCCAGCCGACCACCGCGCGGCGCGGCGTCGCACCGGAGGCCAGCCGCACGGTCAGCGCCTGGATCTCGACGAGCAGCGGCCGCGTCCCCTCCAGCGCAGGGAACACCACCGCGCCGGCGACACCCTCGTCGCGTTGCGTCAGGAACAGGGCGGAGGGGTTCGGCACCTCGCCCAGCCCCTGCTCGGCCATGGCGAAGACGCCGATCTCGTCGGTACCGCCGAAGCGGTTCTTGATCGCGCGCAGGATGCGATACTGGTGGCTGCGCTCGCCCTCGAAGCTCAGCACCGTGTCGACCATATGCTCCAGAACGCGCGGGCCGGCGATCGCGCCGTCCTTGGTGACATGGCCGACGAGGATCAGCGCCGCGCCCGTTTCCTTGGCGTAGCGGATCAGTTCCTGCGCCGACGCGCGCACCTGGCTGACCGTGCCGGGCGCGCCCTCGATCATGTCGCTGTGCATGGTTTGAATCGAATCGATCACCAGCAAGGCGGGCGGGCGGCCGCTGTCCAGCGTGGCGAGGATGTCGCGCACCGAAGTGGCGGACGCGAGCTTGACCGGCGCGTTGCCGAGACCGAGGCGACGGGCGCGCAGCCGCACCTGATCGGCCGCCTCCTCACCCGAAATATAGGCGACGGGCAGACCGCGATCGGCCAGCCGCGCCGCCGCCTGGATCAGCAGGGTCGACTTGCCGATCCCCGGATCGCCGCCGATCAGCGTCGCCGAACCGGGGACGAGACCGCCGCCAAGCGTGCGGTCCAGCTCGGCGATGCCGGTCTGCGTGCGCGGCGGCAGCGCGACGTCGGCGTCGAGCGCTACCAGTTCGATCTGTCTGCCACCGCGCCGCAGGTCATGCTTGGCGGCGAAGGCGGTGGCGGCGACGGGCGCTTCCTCCACCAGCGTGTTCCACTCGGCGCAGTCGCCGCACTGCCCCTGCCAGCGTGACGTCACGCCGCCACAGGCCTGACAGACGAAGCGCTTGGTGACCTTGGCCATGGGGTGTCCGGGCGGTTGAACGAAGCGGGAACATAGCAACACAATTCCTCTCCCCGCAAGGGAGGGAGTTTACGCTTCGCTCATCGTCGCCTTCAGACCGAAGCTGGCCGCCAGCGTCTTGTGCCGCCGCTCCACCGCCTCGCCGTAGAGCGCGCCGTCTCCGTCCGCGAGACGCAGCGCGACCGCATCCTTCTCCAGCCTGATGCTGCTCGACTTGAGCGGCCCGGCGACACCGCCCGACAGGCGCTGCCCCAGCCGCATCGCGAGACCCCAGCGAAGCGCCCGCGTGCGATCCTCCGGCGAGCAGAGCTGCGCGACGATCTCCGGTTCTCCATCCGCGCCGAAGCTGGTGTAGAGCGCCTGCGCCATCATCGCCCGGCCGCGCGCGTCGATGCCGACCCAGTTGCCGTGCAGCGCCGTTTCCAGGCCGCGTTCCCCCCGGAACTCGGGATGTGCGCGCCAGCCCACGTCGGCGAGCAGGCAGCAGGCATGGCGGAGGCGGGTCTCATAGGCGCCTTCCTCCTTGAAGAGAGGCGCCATCCATTTGTCGAGCAGGTCGCCATGTTCGGGGAAGCGCCCCAGGCGGCGCCCCTCCTCGCGGGTGGCGTGGATCAGCGGATCGACGTCGCGGATGTCGGCCGGCAGATTGCGGTGCAGCACGCCTTCGCGCAGACCGTAGGCGGAGGTGACAAGGCTCGCCGACCCCAATTCGCGCACCACCAGCGCCAGGATCGCGGCGGCATCGGGCAGCGCCCCGGCTCGCGAGGAAGACAGCGAATGGACGTCCTTGAGCCGTGCCTTGTCGAGATGGGCGAGCGCCCGGACCACGCGCTGCGCGGTTTCCGCCGGCATGGCGTAACCGTGGACGATCGGCAGCGGATAATCGGTCATGTGCATGACCAGCCGCGCCAACGCGCGCCACGATCCGCCGACGAGGTAGAAGGGCAGGCCTGCGCCCTTGCCGTGCCAGCCCGCCTCGCCGAGCATATGCTCGACCCGCTGACGCAGCGCGCGCGGGCCTTTCTTGCGGATTTCGGCGACGCGCAGCACACCGAGCGGGAAGGAGACGCGATCGTGGACCTTGCCGTCCTTCACCCGCGCGAGTTCGAGGCTGCCACCACCAAGATCGCCGACGATGCCATCGGCCTCCGGAAAGGCGGCGAGTACGCCCTCGCCCGCCATTTCGGCCTCTTCCTCGCCGGAGAGGACCGAGACGTCGAGACCGATTTCGGCCGCACGGGCGAGGAAATCGGTGCCGTTGGTGGCATCGCGCACCGCCGCCGTGGCGACGACGTGGAGCGTGGCGACGCCGATCTTGTCGGCGACCAGGCGGAAGCGCTCCAGCGCCACGAAGGCCCGCTCCACCGCCTGCGGATCGAGCGCGCCGGTGGCGGCCAGGCCCTTGCCCAGCCCCGCCATCACCTTCTCGTTGAACAGGATCGAGGGGATGCGGTGCGGCCCGTCATAGACGACGAGACGAATCGAGTTGGAACCAATGTCGATGATGCCGACGCGCCCGTCGGCGCCGTCCGGGCGATGAACGCCGGCTTCCTTGGGCGGGGCCGGGCGGAAGAGAAAACCGGGTTTCATTACGGTGGAGAGTTAGCCGCATTTCGGGATGAGGCAAAGGGGAGGCATTCGGTTGGGCGCTTGGGAATGTCGGATCGACGACCCTGCCCGATCCTCCCCCGCCAGGGGTGAGGTGGCACGCAGCACGCGTGACGGAGGGGGCGGGCGCCGGGATGTCATAGGCGAATTCATCGCCGTCCTCCCCCTCCGTCGCCTTCGGCGTCACCTCCCCTGGCGGGGGAGGATCGGGATTAGGCCCCGCCCCGCCTGAGCTTCAGCCTCGGCACGCCCTCGCTCTTCTTGAGCGCAGCACCTCGACCGGACAGCGACGGATTGGTCATGAAATAGCGGTGCAAGTTGAATGGCTTGCCACCCGCATTGACAACCCGGTCGTAGCTTCCGTCCGGCTTCAGAACCCAGCTCTGCTCGGTGTCGATCAGGTTGGCGACCAGCACCTGCCCCAGCACCTGCTCGTGCACCGTGGGGTTGTCGATCGGCAGCATATATTCGACTCGGCGATCGAGGTTGCGGGGCATCCAGTCCGCCGACGAGATGAACACCTTCGCGCTCGGGCTGGGCATCGCTTCGCCGTCGCCGAAGCAGAAGATGCGGCTATGTTCGAGGAAGCGTCCGACCACCGACTTCACGCGGATATTCTCGGACAGCCCCGGAACGCCGGGCTTGAGACAACAGATGCCGCGCACGATCAGATCGACCTGCACGCCCGCCGCGCTCGCCCGATAGAGCTTCTCGATGATCGAGGGATCGACCAGCGAGTTCATCTTGGCCCAGATCGTCCCCGGTCGCCCGGCGCGGACATGATCGATCTCCGCATCGATCAGCGCGGAGAGCTTCTCGCGCAGGCCGTGGGGCGAGATGGTGATGCGCTCCAGATCGTGCGGTTCGACATAGCCGGTAATGTAGTTGAACACCTGCCCCGCATCGCGCCCGATGCGAGGATCGGCCGTGAAGAAGCTGAGATCGGTATATATTTTCGCCGTCACCGGATGATAGTTGCCGGTGCCGAAGTGGCAGTAGGTACGAAAGGTGCCGTTCTCGCGACGGACAACCATGCTGATTTTGGCATGGGTCTTCCAGTTGGTGAAGCCGTAGACCACCTGCACGCCGGCGCGCTCCAGCTGGCTCGCCCACATGATGTTCTGCTCTTCGTCGAAGCGCGCCTTCAGCTCGACCACCGCCGTCACCGACTTGCCGGCTTCCGCCGCGTCGATCAGCGCGCGGATGATCGCGGACTGCTTGCCGGCGCGGTAAAGCGTCTGCTTGATCGCCACGACATCGGGATCCTGCGCCGCCTGCTTGAGAAAGGCGATGACCACCTCGAAGCTCTCATACGGGTGGTGGACGACGATATCCTTGTCTCTGATCGC encodes the following:
- the radA gene encoding DNA repair protein RadA; its protein translation is MAKVTKRFVCQACGGVTSRWQGQCGDCAEWNTLVEEAPVAATAFAAKHDLRRGGRQIELVALDADVALPPRTQTGIAELDRTLGGGLVPGSATLIGGDPGIGKSTLLIQAAARLADRGLPVAYISGEEAADQVRLRARRLGLGNAPVKLASATSVRDILATLDSGRPPALLVIDSIQTMHSDMIEGAPGTVSQVRASAQELIRYAKETGAALILVGHVTKDGAIAGPRVLEHMVDTVLSFEGERSHQYRILRAIKNRFGGTDEIGVFAMAEQGLGEVPNPSALFLTQRDEGVAGAVVFPALEGTRPLLVEIQALTVRLASGATPRRAVVGWDSGRLAMILAVLEARCGLSFSTAEVYLNVAGGYRITDPAADLAVAAALVSALAERPVPADAVTFGEVSLSGELRPVAHAAIRLKESAKLGFERALVPSAGSIEAGSIAPSRFPTLGRLVDHLLGRG
- a CDS encoding DUF423 domain-containing protein, encoding MRALAILAALSGALAVAAGAFGAHGASGMAAELLKTGSHYQLIHALAALALFQRPLGAFAGWCFVAGGALFAGSLYALALGAPHIFGIVTPFGGMGLIMGWFALAIGAWRARA
- a CDS encoding Ppx/GppA family phosphatase; the encoded protein is MKPGFLFRPAPPKEAGVHRPDGADGRVGIIDIGSNSIRLVVYDGPHRIPSILFNEKVMAGLGKGLAATGALDPQAVERAFVALERFRLVADKIGVATLHVVATAAVRDATNGTDFLARAAEIGLDVSVLSGEEEAEMAGEGVLAAFPEADGIVGDLGGGSLELARVKDGKVHDRVSFPLGVLRVAEIRKKGPRALRQRVEHMLGEAGWHGKGAGLPFYLVGGSWRALARLVMHMTDYPLPIVHGYAMPAETAQRVVRALAHLDKARLKDVHSLSSSRAGALPDAAAILALVVRELGSASLVTSAYGLREGVLHRNLPADIRDVDPLIHATREEGRRLGRFPEHGDLLDKWMAPLFKEEGAYETRLRHACCLLADVGWRAHPEFRGERGLETALHGNWVGIDARGRAMMAQALYTSFGADGEPEIVAQLCSPEDRTRALRWGLAMRLGQRLSGGVAGPLKSSSIRLEKDAVALRLADGDGALYGEAVERRHKTLAASFGLKATMSEA
- a CDS encoding CvpA family protein, with translation MHSLTLLDIIVLIFVGGGAILGVLRGFVTEVLSLFAWVAVVIALKLFYTPAALIVGTWLHTKSGASLLAFVLVFGITFFGGRMIAQRIGRRTRDSVLGPIDRTLGLGFGALKGLIGATLLFMFGNLVYDIGYGGAAPRPDWVREARSISLLQASRHAIDDMIAKRRGEPAGVENVEGSTTN
- a CDS encoding RNA degradosome polyphosphate kinase; this encodes MSERIETPEDAPVITPVTTETIEQAVAEVQSHHDEAVVADPVAPRERYFNRELSWLAFNERVLDEACNPAHPLLERLRFLSISGGNLDEFFMVRVAGLRGQQLNAVEQLSADGLTPVQQLEALGASAENLMHRQQIVWRELRHELATQDFRVLSNKDVDADSSRWLEEYFRDQVLQVLTPQALDPAHPFPFIPNKGFSLIFDLKRISDGEPIRELLMIPTTLPRFVRLPGDAARYVSIENIIRRFTAILFPGYELLGDGAFRIIRDSDIEIEEEAEDLVRFFHTAIKRRRRGRVIRLRMEAGMPEDLEALVCEAVGQGAIVSEASGFLGIADLDQLTEENRPDLKWPPYTPRFPERIREHDGDCFAAIRDKDIVVHHPYESFEVVIAFLKQAAQDPDVVAIKQTLYRAGKQSAIIRALIDAAEAGKSVTAVVELKARFDEEQNIMWASQLERAGVQVVYGFTNWKTHAKISMVVRRENGTFRTYCHFGTGNYHPVTAKIYTDLSFFTADPRIGRDAGQVFNYITGYVEPHDLERITISPHGLREKLSALIDAEIDHVRAGRPGTIWAKMNSLVDPSIIEKLYRASAAGVQVDLIVRGICCLKPGVPGLSENIRVKSVVGRFLEHSRIFCFGDGEAMPSPSAKVFISSADWMPRNLDRRVEYMLPIDNPTVHEQVLGQVLVANLIDTEQSWVLKPDGSYDRVVNAGGKPFNLHRYFMTNPSLSGRGAALKKSEGVPRLKLRRGGA
- a CDS encoding shikimate kinase, whose amino-acid sequence is MPPRPRRPIVLVGLMGVGKSTVGRRLASRLHLPFVDADKEIETAAGLSIAEIFARYGEQAFRDGERRVIARLIDGRPKVIATGGGAFMNDETRALILKRATAVWLDADIDVLVDRVGRRDDRPLLHDRDPREVLIELSATRNPVYALAPIHVRSEPLPHDATVDSILKALIP
- the aroB gene encoding 3-dehydroquinate synthase — protein: MTIVPVSLGDRSYDVAIAAGALAHAGERLKSYARGGRFVVVTDEHVAAAQLPKLTASLEAAGLTVEPIVLPAGESTKSWEQLAALSDRLLGLGIERSDNIIALGGGVIGDLVGFAASILKRGCGFVQVPTTLLAQVDSSVGGKTAINTPAGKNLIGAFHQPSHVLIDPDTIDTLPRREVGAGYAEVVKYGLIDDPVFFDWCEANGEHLLAGDPAARTHAIATSIAAKARIVAADERETTGVRALLNLGHTFGHALEAETGFGTRLLHGEGVACGMALAFRYSARLGYCEPEDAARVSAHLKAAGLPVTLAEAGVDTSGEVLVGHMLHDKKMAGGKLPFLLAHGIGRTFLAKGVDLADVAAFLDGERDS
- a CDS encoding cation:proton antiporter domain-containing protein; translated protein: MTTPTDNLLRDGVIMLGAALPAVLLFRRFGLGAVLGYLVAGVLIGPQMLDLVGDAQGKMGIAEIGITLLLFLVGLELNPRRLWELRRDIFGLGAAQVIAAGLAVALVLRFCANFSPKAALAIGLPLALSSTAQVLPLLRSQGRLHTQFGERAFSILLFQDLSIIPLITIITALSRAPVDQNAPPGWLLGLYTLGAIVALVLAGRYVLSPALRAIGKLGEREMFVAAGLFTVLAASALMEWLHLSTALGAFVAGVMLADSPYRHELEADVEPFRSILLGLFFLTVGMLLDLSAIATRPFFVLGIAAALIIVKTGVLFGIAKIARMETKSAFALGLLLSQGGEFGFVLFGQAQAAYLIAPEAASLFSAVVTLSMATTPFLMSLARRFGGEEAGAKLRGLAGPEEAEQGQAIVVGYGRFGQTVTQMLFAHGMSVTIVDLDTEIIDIGDRMEIKVYYGDGTRLDLLRQAGADEAELICFCIDGDQPSVDVLEAVQETFPHARLLVRVFDRRDVLALKKIGLAPQSVREVMESAVKMGRMALDSVGAETEEIDRIEADYRERDMRRLRAQHEAGELRAQTAVSLMYRPGRTPDALDDQAEG
- a CDS encoding iron-sulfur cluster assembly scaffold protein, encoding MSAALYNSTILRLAASIPHDARLTHAEGSSEKRSPVCGSRVTVDVVLDGEGRVAALGQEVRACALGQASASLMGAHAIGRSPEELAAARDAITAFLAKERDDPGDWPGLEIFGPARDYPARHPSIRLAFEAVVEAVADARRAQAA